DNA from Alkalispirochaeta americana:
GACCAGAAAATTTCTGGCTCATGTCGATCCGGCCACCGTAGCGGTCATACTGGATCCCCCCAGGGCGGGTCTTTCTGGTGAGTTGCGCCGATGGCTCCGGAAAGGGCGCTTTTCCCGCCTTTTCTACTTGAGTTGCAACAGCTCAACCCTGGCGAGGGATCTGGGAGAGCTGACCGATACCTACATGATTCAGGATGTAACGATCCTTGACTTCTTTCCCCAGACAGCGCATATCGAAGTGTTTGTCGAGTTGCGGCTTGGGAAAAGCTGAGGGACCCACAGATCCTCTGCAGGTAATGGTATACAATATGTAGCCATGAGACGCCTTCTTGTTCGTGCAGGGCTGGTATTCTCCGGTGTGGTGATTCTTTTTTCGGGAGGCCTGCAGGGGCAGGAGCGCTTTCGCTGGGATGAACACATGGTGTTTTCCTGGGAAATGGTTGCTCCGGGAATGGTGACAGCCGAGCCTCGGTCTTTCTGGTACCTCTCGGGAGCGCGCCGCCCCGGAGACTCCTCCAGAAACGATGCCCTGGCTCTGTCGACGGAGGATCGGCATCTGAGGCTCTTTGACAGCACGGGTGAGATGGTTCGTGATCTGCGGCTGGGATTTCGATCAGCCACGCATCTTTTTCAGGAGCCGGGAGGGACGATTCTTGCGATTGATTCGCGCGGGCGTGTCCTGCGGGGGTCTTTCGAACGCGGCCTGACCTGGCCCGTGGCCTCCCTTGCAAAGGCTCCTCGTTTTGTCTGGCGGGATCCGTCGGGGAATATTCTTGTTTTTGGCGAGAATCGCGAGATATTTCAGAAAAGCGCTGCCGGAAAGTTGCTCTGGATGCGTTCCATGCCGGCGTCCTTGTCGGGTGCGGTCCCTTTGGGGCCGTTTCTGTTCGCTGCCCTGGAGAACGGGCGCATTTTTCGCTTCGACGAGTCAGGACGAGGCTCCTCTTTCTTCTCTTTTCCGTTCCCTCTGGATAGTTTTGCGGCAACGGTTTTCCGCGGACGGCTTCTCATGGCAGCTTCCTCTTTCGATGGTTCCCTTTCCCTGGTGAAGAGCGATGGGCCGAACCCGGAAGTGATTCGGCAAAAATGGAGGCGCGCCTCTTCCGGACGGAGCAGGTTCCTTGGTTTTGACAACGAAGGTCGGTTGTGGTATCTGGAGGGAGGTCGGCTTCAGGTAGTGGGTCCTGAGGGCGAGTCTCGGGGGTCTGTGGTGGTCCATCTCCTTGATCCCGATCTGGTTGTCCTTGATTCTCACCGAGGCCGGGCGTTTCTGGTCGATCAGGATCGCCGACTTCTGACGCTCACCTCCCGGGGTGTGGTGGATGCATCCTTTCAGCTTGCTCACCGTCCCGAAAAGATTACCCTTCTGCCCTCGCTGGGTCAGCTGGTGGTGCTCTACCGGGATTGGCGGGTACAGGTGTTTCGCATAGGGTCAGGGGCAGGA
Protein-coding regions in this window:
- a CDS encoding HEAT repeat domain-containing protein; amino-acid sequence: MRRLLVRAGLVFSGVVILFSGGLQGQERFRWDEHMVFSWEMVAPGMVTAEPRSFWYLSGARRPGDSSRNDALALSTEDRHLRLFDSTGEMVRDLRLGFRSATHLFQEPGGTILAIDSRGRVLRGSFERGLTWPVASLAKAPRFVWRDPSGNILVFGENREIFQKSAAGKLLWMRSMPASLSGAVPLGPFLFAALENGRIFRFDESGRGSSFFSFPFPLDSFAATVFRGRLLMAASSFDGSLSLVKSDGPNPEVIRQKWRRASSGRSRFLGFDNEGRLWYLEGGRLQVVGPEGESRGSVVVHLLDPDLVVLDSHRGRAFLVDQDRRLLTLTSRGVVDASFQLAHRPEKITLLPSLGQLVVLYRDWRVQVFRIGSGAGEVREMPRHPSWRSTEGAAGGALAQLASTVFSGGARGERERLFTLGQELLDDARLSGHVTTFRSMSITALEEVRRGRDFPEIRLRAVALLASLLDGPSRAALASAVDDPDARVASRAMSALALYGADDFGALQRGYLRFSASSAGDQKTLAPGLAELVHILSDRRDGVFLSPENERLLHRAALALESIQG